A genomic segment from uncultured Desulfuromonas sp. encodes:
- a CDS encoding penicillin-binding protein: MSSRKRSLSDKAPRRKSAHPHQEAKAVRRRILLVGGCFVAVYLMLLGRAFYLQVWTAEEWQKRASSQHTKTISLTPQRGAIYDRNGGPLAISLEADSVYVNPTEAKTLLKEQRERLEKNPDPDETVESYDTIAEKLGAILSITPVTIRQKLERDKKFIWIKRRISAKESRLLETVDLPGVHTIKEHVRSYPQGRVAGQVLGFSGADNEGLEGIERRYNGLVAGDGSYLTIQADGGRRGIGSSEQIFKGRQGKDLYLTIDTQLQFIVEKELLAAVKEAEARAGSAVMMDPFSGEILAMASVPDYDPNRFRHSKAFQRRNRVVCDTYEPGSTFKLFLLAAALDTGLISTKETIDCGHGSYKVGGKIIHDHRPMGRLTVNDVLKYSSNIGCAKIAQHLGKDTFYTYLRAFGFGDKTGIDFDGEGSGILRPPQRWFEIDLAAISFGQGLTATALQLVTATSALVNGGELMRPYLVRRIQDERNEVTEERHPTVVRRVVSRDVSLALRKMMMSVTEPDGTGSRAQVPGFEVGGKTGTAQKVDPVTGTYSVDKRVSSFIGFAPAKDPQIVVLVTLDEPQGKAYGGLLAAPVFSRIVEQALRYLHVPTTQPVVGNEATVQAEVPIEVPHVPVFLSEQVDREVGVKAMPDCRGLTARQILELMENSGLNIKIIGEGRVVSQSPPPGAAITAKGATWVHLQSPEQEGGQ; this comes from the coding sequence TTGAGTTCACGGAAACGCTCTCTATCTGATAAAGCTCCCCGACGTAAATCAGCACATCCACACCAGGAGGCCAAAGCGGTTCGCCGCCGTATTCTGCTGGTGGGCGGCTGTTTTGTCGCAGTCTATTTGATGCTGCTGGGGCGTGCCTTCTATCTGCAGGTATGGACGGCAGAGGAGTGGCAGAAGCGCGCCTCCAGTCAACATACAAAAACCATCTCTCTCACGCCTCAACGTGGTGCAATCTATGACCGCAATGGCGGACCTCTGGCAATCAGTCTGGAAGCTGATTCCGTCTATGTGAATCCGACCGAAGCCAAAACGCTGCTCAAAGAGCAGCGCGAACGGTTGGAAAAAAATCCTGATCCCGACGAAACCGTTGAGTCCTATGACACGATTGCCGAAAAACTCGGCGCGATCCTGTCGATCACTCCGGTGACGATTCGACAGAAACTGGAACGGGATAAAAAGTTTATCTGGATCAAACGGCGGATTTCGGCAAAAGAAAGCCGATTGCTGGAGACGGTTGATTTGCCGGGTGTCCACACCATAAAAGAACATGTTCGCTCCTATCCCCAAGGGCGAGTTGCCGGGCAGGTTCTCGGGTTTTCCGGTGCCGATAACGAAGGGCTTGAAGGCATTGAGCGCCGCTATAATGGCCTGGTTGCCGGAGATGGCAGCTATCTGACCATCCAGGCCGATGGTGGTCGCCGTGGAATCGGCAGTAGCGAGCAAATTTTTAAAGGACGCCAGGGTAAGGATCTTTATCTGACCATTGATACCCAGTTGCAGTTCATTGTCGAAAAAGAACTCTTGGCAGCGGTTAAAGAGGCGGAGGCGCGGGCGGGAAGCGCGGTCATGATGGATCCGTTCAGCGGAGAAATTCTCGCCATGGCAAGCGTGCCGGACTACGATCCGAACCGATTTCGGCATTCAAAGGCCTTTCAGCGGCGAAATCGGGTTGTCTGTGATACCTATGAACCCGGCTCGACGTTTAAATTGTTTTTGTTGGCCGCCGCGCTGGATACGGGTCTGATTTCAACGAAGGAGACCATTGATTGCGGCCACGGCAGCTATAAGGTTGGCGGCAAGATCATTCACGATCATCGGCCTATGGGGCGGCTGACGGTTAATGATGTTCTCAAATACAGCTCCAATATCGGTTGTGCCAAAATTGCTCAGCATTTGGGGAAAGACACGTTCTATACCTATCTGCGAGCATTCGGTTTTGGTGATAAAACCGGGATAGACTTTGACGGCGAAGGCAGTGGCATTCTGCGCCCGCCTCAACGGTGGTTTGAAATTGACCTTGCGGCCATTTCGTTTGGCCAGGGTCTTACGGCCACGGCATTGCAGTTGGTTACTGCCACAAGTGCATTGGTCAACGGCGGTGAACTGATGCGGCCTTATCTGGTTCGGCGCATTCAGGATGAGCGCAATGAAGTCACGGAAGAACGGCATCCAACGGTTGTACGCCGGGTGGTCAGCCGTGATGTGTCGTTGGCGTTGCGCAAGATGATGATGTCGGTCACTGAACCTGATGGCACAGGTTCTCGCGCACAGGTGCCAGGATTTGAAGTCGGTGGCAAGACCGGAACCGCGCAAAAGGTCGATCCAGTGACGGGGACGTACTCGGTGGACAAGCGGGTGTCTTCATTCATTGGCTTTGCTCCGGCTAAAGACCCACAGATTGTGGTCCTGGTGACCTTGGATGAGCCACAAGGAAAAGCCTATGGTGGATTGCTGGCCGCTCCGGTTTTTTCGAGGATTGTTGAGCAGGCATTGCGCTATCTCCATGTTCCGACCACACAGCCTGTTGTCGGCAATGAGGCCACGGTGCAGGCCGAGGTGCCCATAGAGGTCCCTCATGTGCCGGTTTTTCTCTCTGAGCAAGTCGACCGTGAAGTCGGTGTCAAGGCGATGCCTGATTGCCGAGGGCTGACCGCAAGACAGATTCTTGAATTAATGGAAAACAGCGGATTAAATATCAAAATTATCGGCGAAGGGCGTGTCGTCAGCCAGTCGCCTCCTCCCGGAGCGGCCATCACAGCAAAAGGGGCCACCTGGGTGCATTTGCAATCTCCAGAGCAGGAGGGCGGTCAATGA
- the murD gene encoding UDP-N-acetylmuramoyl-L-alanine--D-glutamate ligase has protein sequence MTTLAGKNIVVVGAGLSGLAVCRHAIDEGAHVVLSDHRASELIRGLENLDPRVQRDFGGHTDKLFLDADLIVVSPGVPLTVPVLAAAIERGTPVWGEVEYAYRQLSAPIIAITGTNGKSTTTELIGAMLRGCGKRVFVGGNIGIPLIEAAGLPLDYIVVELSSFQLEAVERFHAHYALLLNVSVDHLDRYPDMAAYVTAKQAIFSNQTADDVAVLNGEDIEVAAMASAIASQSVLFSSQHVLTQGVSFQQGTIHWRNGNEELHFDSNELQLQGLHNIENVMAALVPVLLEGCDAKLAWQAACRFSGLPHRMVLVRTLDGVRWYNDSKGTNLGSVEKSVGGLQAPVTLIAGGKDKGGDYRDIRPALQGRVTALVLIGQAADLMEQAWGDLCPVYRADSMHQAVDIAHSVTPSPGQVVLSPGCSSFDMFKSFEDRGDRFVEAVMALSEKASV, from the coding sequence ATGACAACTCTCGCCGGAAAAAACATTGTCGTTGTCGGAGCCGGACTCAGTGGACTCGCTGTTTGTCGTCATGCGATTGACGAAGGTGCACATGTGGTCCTGAGTGATCATCGTGCCTCCGAGCTGATTCGTGGTCTGGAAAATCTGGATCCTCGGGTACAACGGGATTTCGGCGGCCATACCGACAAGCTGTTTCTTGACGCCGACCTGATTGTGGTCAGCCCCGGTGTGCCGTTGACGGTGCCGGTTCTGGCCGCGGCGATAGAGCGTGGGACACCGGTCTGGGGCGAGGTTGAATACGCGTATCGGCAGCTGTCGGCACCCATTATTGCCATCACCGGGACCAACGGCAAATCAACGACGACTGAGCTGATTGGTGCGATGCTGCGCGGCTGCGGCAAAAGGGTGTTTGTCGGTGGCAATATCGGCATTCCGCTGATTGAGGCTGCCGGGCTGCCATTGGATTATATTGTCGTTGAATTGTCCTCGTTTCAGTTGGAAGCCGTAGAGCGCTTTCATGCGCATTACGCCTTGTTGCTCAATGTTTCGGTCGATCATCTTGATCGCTATCCGGACATGGCGGCCTATGTGACGGCAAAGCAGGCCATTTTTAGCAATCAGACGGCAGATGATGTCGCGGTGCTTAATGGCGAAGATATCGAAGTGGCGGCGATGGCTTCGGCCATTGCCAGTCAAAGCGTCCTCTTCTCCTCACAACACGTGTTGACGCAGGGGGTCAGTTTCCAGCAGGGGACGATTCACTGGCGAAACGGCAACGAAGAGCTCCACTTTGACAGCAATGAACTTCAGCTGCAGGGTTTGCACAATATCGAGAATGTCATGGCCGCACTGGTGCCGGTCCTTCTTGAAGGCTGTGATGCGAAACTGGCTTGGCAAGCGGCCTGTCGGTTCAGTGGACTGCCGCATCGTATGGTGCTGGTTCGCACCCTGGACGGCGTGCGCTGGTATAACGATTCAAAAGGGACCAATCTCGGCAGTGTTGAGAAAAGTGTCGGTGGTTTACAGGCACCGGTAACACTGATCGCCGGTGGTAAAGACAAAGGCGGTGATTATCGCGATATTCGTCCGGCGTTGCAAGGGCGGGTGACCGCTCTGGTCTTGATTGGCCAGGCCGCAGATCTGATGGAACAGGCCTGGGGTGACCTGTGTCCGGTCTATCGGGCGGATTCCATGCACCAGGCGGTTGACATCGCCCATAGCGTGACACCGTCACCGGGACAGGTCGTGCTGTCGCCGGGCTGCTCCAGTTTTGATATGTTTAAAAGCTTCGAGGATCGGGGAGATCGCTTTGTTGAGGCCGTCATGGCTCTGTCAGAGAAAGCGTCAGTATGA
- the mraY gene encoding phospho-N-acetylmuramoyl-pentapeptide-transferase → MLYHLLYPLHSDFSALYVFRFITFRTIYATITALVLSFMLGPWVIERLSSLQIGQTIRKVGPESHFKKEGTPTMGGTLILIAIVLPTLLWADLRNGYVWVALLVTVGYGAIGFIDDYKKVKLKSSDGLSARHKMLGQILVAGLAGYLLFTVTPFQPVLTVPFFKGFQPDIGLFYIPLILLVVVGSGNAVNLTDGLDGLAIGPMISASSAYLLFAYLAGNAKLSAYLQIGGVPGAGELSIMCGAMVGAGLGFLWFNTYPAQVFMGDVGSLSLGGALGIIAIIVKQELVLVIVGGIFVVEALSVIVQVMSFRLLGRRVFRMAPIHHHFELKGWPEPKIIVRFWIISILLALVALSTLKLR, encoded by the coding sequence ATGCTGTACCATCTGCTTTATCCGTTGCACAGTGATTTTTCAGCACTTTATGTGTTCCGATTCATTACCTTTCGAACCATCTATGCAACGATTACAGCGCTGGTGCTGTCGTTCATGTTGGGACCCTGGGTGATCGAGCGCTTGAGCTCGCTGCAGATTGGTCAGACGATCCGTAAAGTCGGCCCCGAATCCCACTTCAAAAAAGAGGGTACACCGACCATGGGTGGCACCCTGATTCTGATTGCCATTGTGCTGCCGACCCTGCTGTGGGCGGACCTGCGTAACGGCTATGTGTGGGTGGCGCTGTTGGTGACGGTCGGTTATGGTGCCATCGGCTTTATTGACGATTACAAGAAGGTCAAGCTCAAGAGCAGCGATGGTCTTTCGGCCCGACATAAGATGCTCGGCCAGATTCTTGTGGCCGGATTGGCTGGTTATCTGTTGTTTACGGTGACGCCGTTTCAACCGGTTCTGACCGTGCCGTTCTTCAAAGGGTTTCAGCCCGATATCGGGCTGTTCTACATTCCGTTGATCCTGCTCGTTGTCGTCGGCAGTGGTAATGCCGTCAACCTCACCGACGGATTGGATGGTCTGGCCATCGGGCCGATGATCAGTGCCTCAAGCGCTTATCTGCTGTTTGCCTATCTGGCCGGTAATGCCAAATTGTCCGCCTACCTGCAGATCGGGGGCGTTCCCGGGGCCGGTGAACTGTCGATTATGTGCGGTGCCATGGTCGGTGCCGGATTGGGCTTTTTGTGGTTCAATACCTACCCGGCCCAGGTGTTTATGGGCGATGTCGGCAGTTTATCGCTCGGTGGCGCATTGGGAATCATTGCCATTATCGTCAAGCAGGAGCTGGTGCTGGTTATCGTTGGCGGCATTTTTGTCGTTGAAGCGTTGTCGGTGATTGTGCAGGTAATGTCGTTCCGACTGCTGGGGCGACGGGTGTTCCGTATGGCGCCGATCCATCATCATTTTGAGTTGAAGGGCTGGCCGGAACCCAAAATTATCGTGCGCTTCTGGATTATCAGTATTCTGCTGGCTCTTGTGGCCTTATCGACGCTGAAGCTGAGATAG
- a CDS encoding UDP-N-acetylmuramoyl-L-alanyl-D-glutamate--2,6-diaminopimelate ligase: MKLSQVIADVASPGNLSADIDITHLAYDSRRVQADTLFFALRGVLVDGHDYVKEAITRGAVAVVVEELQDLPEDIVQVVVEDSRYAMARCAASYYNYPAQDMLVVGVTGTNGKTTMTYLLESILKQAGYTPAVVGTISNRMGDDAVEAEHTTPESLDLQRILADFKARGADALVIEVSSHALMQSRVVGLTFNVGIFTNLTPEHLDYHKNMESYFAAKTRLFKEPEIYGEFTAVVNSDDPYGAKLVRELNEPLSVGMHRGADVRVCDVEQTMQGTIATLETPQGSMTVRSPLVGPFNLENLLCAVGAGLALKLPLDVIEQGLTVARPVPGRLEPVENDLGALIVVDYAHTGDALAKALEAMTALSPQRIITVFGCGGDRDSLKRPAMGEVAGRYSCLTIVTSDNPRTENPQKIIEDIRVGIERICQQLGPDENPHAEDKGYIVIEDRREAIRYAVDQLQPGDLLLIAGKGHEDYQIIGTEKVHFDDREQVRFALAQRAQRESGHESDQ; the protein is encoded by the coding sequence ATGAAGTTGTCGCAAGTCATTGCTGATGTTGCGTCACCGGGGAACCTGTCTGCGGACATAGATATTACCCATCTGGCTTATGATTCACGACGTGTCCAGGCCGACACGTTGTTTTTTGCATTGCGGGGTGTCCTGGTTGACGGGCACGACTATGTCAAAGAGGCGATCACCCGCGGTGCCGTCGCCGTTGTCGTCGAGGAGCTTCAGGATCTCCCTGAAGACATCGTGCAGGTCGTGGTTGAGGATAGCCGTTATGCCATGGCGCGCTGCGCGGCAAGTTATTACAATTATCCTGCCCAGGATATGCTGGTCGTTGGTGTCACCGGAACCAATGGGAAGACCACCATGACCTATCTGTTGGAATCGATTCTTAAACAGGCCGGCTATACTCCGGCCGTAGTCGGAACGATCAGTAATCGCATGGGGGATGATGCGGTCGAGGCCGAACACACCACTCCTGAGTCGCTGGATCTGCAGAGAATTCTGGCCGATTTCAAAGCCCGAGGAGCCGATGCCCTGGTGATCGAAGTGTCCTCTCATGCTCTGATGCAGAGCCGAGTCGTCGGGTTAACGTTTAATGTCGGGATCTTTACCAACCTGACGCCGGAACATCTTGATTATCACAAAAACATGGAAAGCTATTTTGCCGCCAAGACCCGCCTGTTTAAAGAGCCGGAGATCTATGGGGAGTTTACCGCTGTGGTCAATAGCGATGACCCCTATGGTGCCAAATTGGTGCGTGAGCTCAATGAACCACTAAGTGTCGGCATGCATCGCGGTGCTGATGTGCGGGTCTGTGATGTCGAGCAGACCATGCAGGGTACCATTGCAACGCTGGAGACCCCTCAAGGGAGCATGACGGTCCGCTCGCCACTCGTCGGCCCATTTAATCTTGAGAACCTGTTGTGCGCCGTCGGTGCCGGATTGGCGCTCAAACTGCCGCTGGATGTGATCGAGCAGGGGTTGACGGTTGCCCGACCGGTTCCCGGTCGTCTGGAACCGGTTGAAAACGACCTGGGGGCTTTAATTGTTGTTGACTACGCCCACACCGGTGATGCGTTGGCCAAAGCGCTCGAAGCCATGACCGCACTGAGTCCGCAACGGATCATCACCGTATTCGGTTGTGGGGGTGACCGCGACAGCCTGAAACGACCGGCCATGGGAGAGGTGGCGGGGCGTTATTCTTGCCTGACTATTGTCACCTCAGACAATCCCCGGACCGAAAATCCACAAAAAATCATTGAAGATATCCGCGTCGGGATTGAGCGAATCTGCCAGCAGCTTGGTCCTGATGAGAATCCGCATGCGGAGGACAAGGGCTATATCGTCATCGAGGATCGCCGAGAAGCCATCCGTTATGCCGTCGATCAATTGCAGCCGGGAGATCTGTTGCTGATTGCCGGTAAAGGGCATGAAGATTATCAGATCATCGGCACAGAAAAAGTTCATTTTGACGATCGAGAGCAGGTACGCTTTGCTCTTGCGCAACGTGCCCAACGGGAGAGCGGCCATGAATCTGACCAGTGA
- the murF gene encoding UDP-N-acetylmuramoyl-tripeptide--D-alanyl-D-alanine ligase, producing the protein MNLTSEQVADIVGGRRLAAPTDPEIHGLSTDSRTLQSGDLFVPLKGPNYDGHDYLRQAVEHGAAACLSEEVVGGLPVPVIQVDDTLRALGELAHHLRRGFDGPVLAITGTTGKTSTKEMLASILAQRSQGLKTEGNFNNLIGLPLTLARLEEDHRWMVLELGMSQHGEIARLAQIAEPDVALITNVGAGHLAGVGDIQGVAQAKGELFAGLKKGATAIVNRDDDLICALPIAEGVRVIDFSLEGEAFVRASSINSGQNACFDLHIGEKTVSVEIPLPGRHQVYNALAAAAAASAVGCSPEEIAVGLSCVKMAAGRLEVRGLPQRNTVLDDSYNANPQSMRAALNVLGDWPAQGKKIAVLGDMLELGEVAQSCHEALGRLAAQRADLVLCYGTWAAAVIKGLREEGGQGEICSSHDDIVVRLKQLICEDDCVLVKGSRGMRMEKVVHALLAQDETHKAH; encoded by the coding sequence ATGAATCTGACCAGTGAACAGGTTGCCGACATTGTCGGTGGACGTCGTCTTGCCGCGCCAACCGATCCCGAGATTCATGGTCTATCGACAGACAGTCGTACTTTGCAGTCCGGTGATCTGTTTGTGCCGCTCAAAGGGCCAAATTACGATGGTCACGACTATTTGCGCCAGGCCGTTGAGCACGGTGCCGCCGCCTGCTTGAGTGAGGAAGTGGTCGGAGGGCTCCCGGTTCCGGTGATCCAGGTCGATGATACGTTGCGGGCTCTTGGTGAGTTGGCCCATCATCTCCGCCGGGGTTTTGATGGTCCGGTGCTCGCGATTACCGGGACAACCGGTAAAACGTCCACCAAAGAAATGCTGGCATCCATTCTGGCACAGCGCAGCCAGGGCTTGAAGACTGAAGGGAACTTCAATAATCTGATCGGTCTTCCTCTGACACTGGCACGTTTGGAAGAGGACCATCGTTGGATGGTTCTTGAGTTGGGCATGAGCCAGCATGGCGAAATCGCCCGTTTGGCGCAAATTGCTGAACCGGATGTCGCCCTGATCACCAATGTCGGTGCCGGACATCTGGCTGGAGTTGGCGATATTCAGGGCGTTGCTCAAGCCAAAGGGGAGTTGTTTGCCGGATTGAAAAAGGGGGCCACGGCCATTGTCAACCGTGATGATGATCTGATCTGCGCATTGCCGATTGCTGAAGGGGTACGCGTAATCGATTTTTCACTTGAGGGTGAAGCGTTTGTCCGTGCCTCTTCAATCAACAGTGGCCAGAATGCCTGCTTTGATCTGCATATTGGTGAAAAAACAGTTTCGGTGGAAATCCCTTTACCCGGACGCCATCAAGTCTATAATGCCCTGGCTGCCGCAGCGGCGGCTTCCGCCGTTGGCTGTAGCCCCGAAGAAATCGCCGTCGGTCTGAGCTGCGTCAAAATGGCTGCCGGTCGTCTGGAAGTGCGGGGTCTTCCCCAAAGGAACACCGTTCTTGATGACAGCTATAATGCGAATCCTCAATCGATGCGTGCGGCATTGAACGTGCTCGGCGACTGGCCTGCCCAAGGGAAAAAAATTGCCGTTCTTGGCGATATGCTGGAGTTGGGTGAGGTCGCGCAGAGTTGCCATGAAGCGTTAGGGCGTTTGGCAGCGCAACGTGCCGACTTGGTCCTGTGTTACGGAACCTGGGCTGCGGCGGTGATCAAAGGCCTGAGAGAAGAAGGTGGGCAGGGCGAGATCTGCTCAAGCCATGACGATATTGTTGTCCGTTTGAAGCAACTGATTTGTGAAGACGATTGTGTTCTGGTCAAAGGTTCGCGAGGGATGCGTATGGAAAAAGTGGTCCACGCGCTTCTGGCCCAGGACGAGACACACAAAGCACATTAA
- the mraZ gene encoding division/cell wall cluster transcriptional repressor MraZ — MSFSGTFFNNIDPKGRLSIPAKMRGLLTDVYGDEELVVTRRKDALVAYPTSEWTKIKARVDAMPNGDTKDLIYRNRISPAIDCAFDRQGRIAIPPSLRSLAMFDKEIVVVGMANKIEMWSQARFNEQMQESEAQLETLKAELGDLGF; from the coding sequence ATGAGTTTCTCCGGGACATTCTTCAACAACATTGATCCGAAAGGACGTTTGAGCATTCCAGCGAAAATGCGTGGATTGCTGACGGACGTCTATGGTGATGAAGAGTTGGTGGTGACCCGGCGTAAAGATGCTCTGGTCGCCTATCCCACCTCTGAGTGGACCAAGATCAAGGCTCGGGTGGATGCCATGCCCAATGGCGATACCAAAGACCTGATTTACCGTAACCGGATCAGCCCGGCGATTGACTGCGCTTTTGATCGTCAGGGCCGCATTGCGATTCCACCGTCTTTACGCAGCTTGGCCATGTTTGATAAGGAGATTGTCGTTGTTGGCATGGCCAACAAGATTGAGATGTGGAGTCAGGCACGCTTCAACGAGCAGATGCAGGAATCTGAAGCTCAGCTTGAAACCCTGAAAGCCGAACTCGGCGACCTGGGCTTCTAA
- the rsmH gene encoding 16S rRNA (cytosine(1402)-N(4))-methyltransferase RsmH, with protein sequence MADGGFVHLSVMPGETLALLDLHSGDTVLDGTLGGAGHSRLILEATAPDGLLIGLDRDHDALANGAEKLAVYGDRVILRHANFADADRVVDELGIDGLDGMLLDLGVSSYQLDQAERGFSFRADAPLDMRMDQQAGETAADIINSASVEELTLIFKKYGEERWAGRIARRIDQVRRKAPIATTLQLAELVKDSVPGGHVPARIHPATRVFQALRIRVNDELDSVARGVEQGINLLKPGGVLAVISFHSLEDRIVKNIFKHRASPCVCPPRLPMCACGRKADVEVLTRRGVRAGETEIAENPRSRSAVLRAIRRLDVSGQGVNHD encoded by the coding sequence ATGGCAGACGGCGGATTTGTCCATTTGTCGGTCATGCCGGGTGAAACCCTGGCCTTACTGGATCTTCATTCTGGAGATACGGTGCTTGACGGGACGTTAGGTGGAGCAGGGCACTCGCGACTGATTCTCGAGGCGACGGCTCCGGATGGACTGCTGATCGGTCTTGATCGCGATCATGATGCTCTGGCCAACGGAGCTGAAAAACTGGCCGTCTATGGCGATCGCGTCATTTTACGTCACGCCAATTTTGCTGACGCTGATCGTGTGGTTGACGAGTTGGGCATTGACGGTTTGGATGGTATGTTGCTGGATCTCGGCGTCTCATCCTATCAGCTGGATCAGGCCGAACGGGGTTTTTCATTTCGTGCTGATGCGCCCCTGGATATGCGCATGGATCAGCAGGCAGGAGAAACGGCAGCGGATATTATCAATAGTGCATCCGTTGAGGAGCTGACACTGATTTTTAAAAAATATGGCGAAGAACGTTGGGCTGGAAGAATTGCCAGGCGGATAGATCAGGTTCGCCGCAAGGCGCCGATTGCCACAACATTGCAATTGGCCGAGCTGGTGAAGGACAGTGTGCCCGGTGGACATGTCCCGGCGCGTATTCATCCGGCGACCCGGGTGTTTCAGGCGTTACGTATTCGGGTCAATGATGAGTTGGACAGTGTTGCCAGAGGGGTTGAGCAGGGGATCAATCTGCTAAAGCCCGGTGGCGTTCTGGCGGTGATCAGTTTTCATTCGCTCGAAGACCGGATTGTTAAAAATATTTTTAAACATCGTGCTTCACCGTGTGTGTGTCCACCACGGCTGCCGATGTGTGCATGTGGCAGGAAAGCCGACGTCGAAGTGTTGACACGGCGAGGCGTTCGCGCTGGCGAAACGGAGATTGCGGAGAATCCCCGTTCACGTAGTGCAGTTTTAAGAGCGATTCGTCGTCTGGACGTAAGCGGACAAGGAGTAAACCATGATTGA